The window ATTGCAACACTTTCAAACTCATCACTCCATTGTGCTTTCTCTATCTTGCTTCGCTGCTGCACGCCATTCCTTTTGTGCTTTTCAAGCCCTGAATGATTTTGAGACCCTTCTGTTATAATAGACGAAGTATTACATTCGATCGCTGCTTCCAAAGGGAATCAAAAGATTTGCTCATTTTGCTATTGTTACCAACTAACTACTGAAATAATGGAGCTGTGGCGTTGTTGGAAATAGTGACATCACAAGCTATAATTACAACTATCATAGAAGCACTTAGAGTGGCTGAAAAGTCTAAAAGTATACAAATATTGTACGTAAACCTAAGATGGAAATTTCTATCCTCTGTCTGCACTGACTGTGACAGAGACGGCTTAGAATACACTTGTCCTCAAAAAAAGAAGGACCGAGTATCTGCTTAACTTAACCAAGCCCTCTGAACAGCTTTCATTACTTTCCATTAAGGGCCTGTACCGCCCAACGTTCCCTGTTTACCCACTGTATCCTAAATCAGTCTAGTGCCCTCTAGATACTAGGAACTAGAGGCTCGAACTGAACAGAACAGAGATACAGGTGAGGCTGATAGTAAACAGGAATCAAGGCATTCAAGAGTTAAATTGAGCAAACAGGGTTTTCCCTCCTCCAGAGAGGAGAAAAATGAGGGGGAAGAGGGTTCTTCTTGAGTTAAACAGATTCAGCCAAAAAGAAGATGGATGCAGACAGTCAAGACAGACATGGAGAGTAGCAAGAGAACAGAAGATGCAGAGCGAGAAGTAGAGGAAGATGGTGGCAGAGAGTCAAATTCGGGAGGGCACTCAAGCTCAAAGCAGCGCAAAGAGGTGATGCCCGCATCTTCATTGCCATAGTTGGCCCAATACTCTTCTGGGTCAAGCTTGGGAAGAAGAGCCTCTTCCTCCCCAAGCTCATATTTTGTGGATGTAGATGTGATTGAGGGATGCTGGGACTTGAAGGGGTACGCCTTGGTCTCGGAGGTCTTCTCAAAGATGCCCTTTGAAGTGCTGACGGGCTTGTGCTTGGAGAACCACCAGCGGGTCTTGGTGCTgaaggtggtggtggtggtgccaGAGAGGGAGCTGGGGTCGGGAAGAGGGCACAGAGCGAAGTCCATCTCCCTCAGAAAGCGCAGGTCCTGTCCACGACGAGAAGCTGGGGAGGCACACAGAACATCGGAGCTGGACACACGGACGCCTCTGAAGAAATCCCACAGGGGACGAGCCTCGCAGCCGCAGGCCCAGGGGTTGTTGTTCAGCCGCAGGAACTCGATGGAGGAGATGTCACGCATGGCCTGACCGGGCAGCTCTGCTAGGGAGTTGTTGAAGAGGAAGAGCATGGTCAGCCGGCCCAGATCGCGGAAAGCGCGGCGGTTGACCTGACGGACCCTGTTGTCGTGCAGCAGCAGACGGTCGAGGTTGACCAGGCCACGGAACACGTTCTCGGACAGAGTGCGGATGCGGTTGCCGTGCAGGAAGAGCTGGCTGAGGTTGATCAGGTCAGAGAAGAGATCGTCCTGGATGAAGTGGAGCTGGTTCTCCTGCAGGTAGAGGAACTGCAGACTGTAGAGCTTGTGGAAAATGTCATGGGGAAGGGCAGCAAGCCGGCAGCGGTGCATGTGGAGGCTCTGGAGCTTCTCCAGGCCCCGGAAAGCTCCACCCTCAAGACGGTGCAGGTGAGGGTTGTCGCCCAGATCGAGCTCCTCCAGATCGCGCAGCTCGCTGAATGCACCAGCCTCAATCCAGGTGATGTTGTTAGAGAAGAGCCACAAAACCTGGTATGTGATGAATTAATGGACGGAAAGGAAAGGAAGAGGTAGAGGGACGGAGACATAATGAGGTGAAGGTATTGAGAAGAAATACAAAATTAGTAAATATCTCATAAATGTACTCTCAAATGTAtattcacaaatgtaaatattaaatgttctATTCTGTCGCACACCAAGAGTCTACATACGCTTCCTTACCTGTGTTCCAAAAGCAAAAGACCCCACTCTCAGTTCAGTGATGCGGTTGTTCTGCAGAAAAACGCGCTGGGATTCGTAGGGCATGCCGTGGGGCACAATGGTGAAGTTCTGCGCCTGGCAGCTTACTGTCATGGGGGTCGGGTAACACACGCACCGGTGAGGGCAGTTCTGCGCAGGAACGGGTTTTACCACGACCAGCCAGACAACCAGCCAGAGCGAGAGCGCGCCTGATGGAAAGAGAAGAGCGCGTCACATCACAAAGTCTTTGTAGCTAAAGCACAAGTTTCCATTTTGGAGAGCTCTCTAAAATGTTCTGTAAGTCTCATCTTAtcttttgcattaattaatgttaataaaaggATTTGATTTTGAAAAATTCAATGATCTCGGAACGAATCACTACAAATGCACTGTTATGTTTTACACATTATGTTAACATAGGCTATTGGTTCCATCCATTTACGTTGTCACAATAATTTCTCTCATTCAGAACTTTTCGTTATTTCAGTTCTTAAGTAAATCATTTTAGAGTGTTCTAAAAAAGCGTGTTTTGTTGTATCTTTAATTTTACTGACAGACTTTACAGCCTACCGCTCCGATTATTATTCTCTTGATCTCTTTGAATATAAATGCAATTCCAAATGCAACGTTCAACTTTTAAATATATGCGTACATTTGCTAAGACTTgtttgaataaagtcataattcaAAGAACTAAAGCATTCATGCAAAACATTTTACGCATCAAgcacaaaatatatattctaacCATGCTGCGTAA is drawn from Carassius gibelio isolate Cgi1373 ecotype wild population from Czech Republic chromosome B1, carGib1.2-hapl.c, whole genome shotgun sequence and contains these coding sequences:
- the rtn4rl2a gene encoding reticulon-4 receptor-like 2a; the protein is METSTFTRSQRSSIAHNFKSALSLWLVVWLVVVKPVPAQNCPHRCVCYPTPMTVSCQAQNFTIVPHGMPYESQRVFLQNNRITELRVGSFAFGTQVLWLFSNNITWIEAGAFSELRDLEELDLGDNPHLHRLEGGAFRGLEKLQSLHMHRCRLAALPHDIFHKLYSLQFLYLQENQLHFIQDDLFSDLINLSQLFLHGNRIRTLSENVFRGLVNLDRLLLHDNRVRQVNRRAFRDLGRLTMLFLFNNSLAELPGQAMRDISSIEFLRLNNNPWACGCEARPLWDFFRGVRVSSSDVLCASPASRRGQDLRFLREMDFALCPLPDPSSLSGTTTTTFSTKTRWWFSKHKPVSTSKGIFEKTSETKAYPFKSQHPSITSTSTKYELGEEEALLPKLDPEEYWANYGNEDAGITSLRCFELECPPEFDSLPPSSSTSRSASSVLLLLSMSVLTVCIHLLFG